A window of the Oryza brachyantha chromosome 5, ObraRS2, whole genome shotgun sequence genome harbors these coding sequences:
- the LOC102715484 gene encoding uncharacterized protein LOC102715484, which translates to MALSQSTRFGMATAFLGVLSFLLGVVGELKKPPRGTPVRGGRGVVVCEFPPDPTVALGALSAVSAACCAGVGAVAVFFPYNGRPVPRKALFDYTLLYVFFHLAIGITVAGIATTAWVTASEAMHHVRNVHGDPGYACPTAKTGLLGGAAFLNLDASLFWLLCLMLAGNVREEYFDDGGGGRAVADEAPTC; encoded by the exons ATGGCGCTGAGCCAGAGCACGCGGTTCGGCATGGCCACCGCGTTCCTCGGCGTGCTGTCCTTCCTcctcggcgtcgtcggcgagcTCAAGAAG CCGCCGCGGGGGACGCCGGTCAGGGGCGGCAGGGGCGTGGTCGTCTGCGAGTTCCCGCCGGACCCGACGGTGGCGCTGGGCGCGCTCTCAGCGGTGTCCGCCGCGTGctgcgccggcgtcggcgccgtcgccgtgttCTTCCCCTACAATGGCAGGCCCGTCCCGAGGAAGGCCCTCTTCGACTACACCCTCCTCTACGTCTTCTTCCACCTCGCCAT AGGCATCACGGTGGCCGGGATAGCCACGACGGCGTGGGTGACGGCGAGCGAGGCCATGCACCACGTCCGGAACGTCCACGGCGACCCAGGGTACGCCTGCCCGACGGCCAAGACGGGGttgctcggcggcgcggcgttcCTCAACCTCGACGCGTCGCTCTTCTGGCTCCTCTGCCTCATGCTCGCCGGCAACGTCAGGGAGGAGTACTTCGacgatggaggcggcggccgcgcggtCGCCGACGAGGCCCCGACTTGTTAA
- the LOC102715762 gene encoding putative respiratory burst oxidase homolog protein H translates to MASGYVDVPLGGADDGGEQQRQGPLPPAAPIKKQPSRIASGLRRLASRVPETMRLKRTHSSAQPALRGLRFLDKTSGGKDGWKSVEKRFDEMSAGGRLPRESFAKCIGMADSKEFASEVFVALARRRSINPDDGVTKEQLKEFWEEMTDQNFDARLRIFFDMCDKNGDGQLTEDEVKEVIVLSASANKLAKLKNHAATYASLIMEELDPDHRGYIEIWQLETLLRGMVTAQGPPEKVKLASASLARTMVPSSYRSPMRRRLTKTADFIHENWKRIWVLSLWGILNIGLFTYKFVQYRRRDAFEVMGYCVCIAKGAAETLKLNMALILVPVCRNTLTRLRSTALSKLIPFDDNINFHKVIALTIAIGAATHTLAHVTCDFPRLISCPRDKFEATLGPYFNFVQPTYSSLVASTPGWTGILMILIMSFSFTLATHSFRRSVVKLPSPLHHLAGFNAFWYAHHLLAIAYILLVLHSYFIFLTKEWYKRTTWMFLAVPVLFYTCERTLRKLRETSYRVSVIKAAIYPGNVLSIHMNKPPSFKYKSGMYMFVKCPDVSPFEWHPFSITSAPGDEYLSVHIRTLGDWTTELRNLFGKACEAQVTNKKATLARLDTTIVADGLTEDTRFPKVFIDGPFGAPAQNYKKYDILLLIGLGIGATPFISILKDLLNNIKTNGVVQSMHDTELGCTFKGNGPGRAYFYWVTREQGSFEWFKGVMNDVAESDRDNVIEMHNYLTSVYEEGDARSALIAMVQSLQHAKNGVDIVSGSKIRTHFARPNWRKVFSDLANTHKNSRIGVFYCGSPTLTKMLKDLSIEFSQTTTTRFHFHKENF, encoded by the exons ATGGCGTCCGGGTACGTGGACGTGCCGctgggcggcgccgacgatggcggggagcagcagcggcagggcccgctcccgccggcggcgccgatcAAGAAGCAGCCGTCGCGGATCGCGTCGGGGCTGCGGCGGCTGGCGTCCAGGGTGCCCGAGACGATGCGGCTGAAGCGGACGCACTCCAGCGCGCAGCCGGCGCTGCGTGGGCTGCGCTTCCTCGACAAGACGTCGGGCGGCAAGGACGGCTGGAAGAGCGTCGAGAAGCGCTTCGACGAGAtgagcgccggcggccgcctgcCCCGGGAGAGCTTCGCCAAGTGCATCG GTATGGCGGATTCCAAGGAGTTTGCAAGCGAGGTGTTTGTGGCATTGGCGAGAAGAAGGAGCATCAATCCAGATGATGGGGTAACAAAAGAACAGCTGAAAGAATTTTGGGAGGAGATGACTGATCAGAACTTTGATGCACGCCTACGGATATTCTTTGACAT GTGTGACAAGAATGGTGATGGGCAGCTTACAGAGGACGAGGTCAAAGAG GTTATTGTGTTGAGTGCCTCAGCAAACAAGCTTGCCAAGTTGAAAAACCATGCTGCAACCTACGCCTCACTGATCATGGAAGAGCTGGATCCTGATCATCGCGGTTACATTGAG ATTTGGCAGCTAGAGACGCTACTCCGAGGTATGGTGACAGCCCAAGGGCCTCCAGAGAAGGTGAAGCTGGCCTCAGCAAGCCTTGCAAGGACAATGGTCCCTTCAAGTTACCGGAGTCCAATGAGGAGGCGTCTCACCAAGACTGCTGACTTCATCCATGAGAACTGGAAGAGGATATGGGTGCTCTCCTTGTGGGGGATCCTCAATATTGGATTGTTCACATACAAGTTTGTGCAGTACAGGAGGCGGGATGCATTTGAGGTGATGGGCTACTGTGTCTGCATAGCAAAGGGTGCTGCTGAGACACTCAAGCTGAACATGGCCCTTATACTCGTCCCAGTGTGCCGGAACACATTAACAAGGCTCAGATCAACAGCACTCAGCAAACTCATACCATTTGATGATAACATAAATTTCCACAAG GTTATCGCACTGACGATTGCAATTGGTGCGGCTACTCATACGCTTGCTCATGTAACCTGCGACTTCCCAAGGTTGATATCATGTCCAAGAGACAAGTTCGAGGCCACACTGGGGCCGTACTTCAACTTTGTTCAACCAACATACTCATCGCTGGTTGCAAGCACTCCAGGGTGGACTGGCATCCTCATGATCCTCATAATGTCATTCTCGTTCACACTTGCGACACATTCATTCAGGAGGAGCGTCGTGAAGCTTCCATCACCACTGCACCATCTTGCTGGTTTCAATGCATTTTGGTATGCCCATCACCTGCTGGCGATTGCATATATCCTCTTGGTGCTGCACTCCTACTTCATATTTCTTACCAAGGAGTGGTACAAGCGAACG ACATGGATGTTCTTGGCAGTTCCAGTCCTCTTTTACACCTGCGAGAGAACTCTCAGAAAACTTCGTGAGACCAGTTATCGTGTGAGCGTCATCAAG GCAGCAATTTACCCAGGAAACGTGCTCTCTATTCACATGAATAAACCACCAAGTTTCAAGTACAAAAGTGGGATGTACATGTTTGTAAAATGCCCAGATGTTTCTCCTTTTGAATG GCATCCCTTCTCCATAACTTCTGCGCCCGGAGATGAATATTTGAGTGTTCATATCCGAACATTAGGTGACTGGACAACAGAACTCAGGAACCTATTTGGGAAG GCTTGTGAGGCACAAGTTACTAACAAGAAGGCTACACTCGCAAGACTTGATACCACCATCGTAGCAGATGGTCTGACGGAAGACACTAG GTTTCCCAAAGTCTTTATTGATGGCCCTTTTGGTGCACCGGCtcaaaattataagaaatatGACATTCTTTTGCTTATCGGGCTTGGAATTGGAGCAACACCTTTCATCAGCATACTGAAGGATCTTCTGAACAACATAAAGACCAATGGA GTGGTACAAAGCATGCATGACACCGAGTTAGGCTGCACCTTTAAGGGCAATGGACCAGGAAGAGCTTATTTCTACTGGGTTACAAGAGAGCAAGGTTCCTTTGAATGGTTTAAAGGCGTCATGAATGATGTCGCTGAAAGCGATCGTGAT AATGTAATAGAGATGCACAATTATCTGACAAGCGTGTATGAAGAAGGCGATGCAAGATCAGCTCTGATTGCCATGGTCCAATCACTTCAGCATGCCAAAAATGGTGTGGATATCGTCTCTGGCAGCAAG ATCCGGACACATTTTGCAAGGCCGAACTGGAGAAAGGTATTTTCGGATCTGGCCAACACCCACAAGAACTCTCGTATAG GCGTTTTCTACTGCGGGTCTCCAACACTTACAAAAATGCTGAAGGATCTTTCAATAGAATTCAGccagacgacgacgactcggTTCCATTTCCACAAGGAGAACTTCTAA
- the LOC102717711 gene encoding protein NETWORKED 2A-like — protein MLQRAASNAYSWWWASHIRTTQSKWLDTTIHEMEDRVTAMLKLIGADGDSFGKKAELYFKSRPELINHVEEMFRSYQALADRYDRISSELHKANHTIATAFPDQIQFSMQDGDGEGFQKAISGIDLSNFKFPALEGLPMGSRGASRGTSPVPKRTQMHRRITSHMNKENAQEEIDKLQKQILVLQTEKEFLKTSYDSALGRYLDIDRQVVELQDEVCSLQDAFSTGTAIEDNEARALMAARAIMSCEDTLVNLQDQQNRSSEEAKTEFKRFVEAKKKLDTFKAECGQPHTQIDEPYNSGTELIHAIPTGDGDDSIQNEIRFDLQEVCQKVKELIELHPEVSVADLADKVDRLVEKVIDLELATTSQNAQINRMRTEIDDLHKRLQALEEDKSALVADSSKLVDRLKQIEVVLQAVQQIGKSITNGTENIHKEMNEACSELAEFVEKLHESEPQNSDFMNPFLESKCQEEDSKVTSQYAKKQTSDSLDGSKNEVEKHDKGSKGPLVQEHPDTNGSDGEEKILFEEYVSVLQTYKGTDQKLSEIEKKNQEYHTKSMSELKDLKSANAMKDEEIHSLRRMLSSLQRKMNASVPENVEKSEETSKISTTPTTEDKEISDIEEYIKQCQVEEHLASSIGEEKFRAEIDRVLEDNLDFWLRFSTSYHQIRNFQTSFDKLKNDMDKLIEAQAQSGADGVPISYQVAKLESAVLEKKFRDLNTDLQVWMEKNVLLKGELENRFSSLCSIQEEISKITILDKGDEVHFTPFQAAKFQGEVLNMKQENNKVAKELEAGLDHVRSLQVEVGRVLLKLRENLELSIARSNRAQQNFRKLSTKAGVPLRTFLFGTKPKKPSLFSCMGPGVHKHHGGSRAGRR, from the exons ATGCTTCAGCGCGCGGCGAGCAACGCCTACTCCTGGTGGTGGGCGTCGCACATCCGCACCACCCAGTCCAAGTGGCTCGACACCACCATCCACG AGATGGAGGACAGGGTGACGGCCATGCTCAAGCTCATCGGAGCGGACGGTGACTCGTTCGGCAAGAAGGCGGAGCTCTACTTCAAGAGCCGGCCCGAGCTCATCAACCACGTCGAGGAGATGTTCAGGTCCTACCAGGCGCTGGCCGACAGGTATGACCGGATATCCAGCGAGCTGCATAAGGCCAACCACACCATTGCCACAGCATTCCCGGACCAGATCCAGTTCTCCATGCAAGATGGTGACGGGGAGGGGTTCCAGAAGGCGATATCCGGAATTGATCTCAGCAACTTCAAATTTCCAGCGCTGGAAGGCTTGCCAATGGGATCACGTGGCGCTAGCCGGGGAACCAGCCCGGTCCCAAAGAGGACCCAGATGCACCGGAGGATCACCTCCCACATGAACAAGGAAAATGCGCAGGAGGAGATTGACAAGCTGCAAAAGCAAATCCTGGTGCTGCAGACTGAGAAGGAGTTCTTGAAGACCTCTTATGACAGCGCGCTAGGTAGGTATCTGGACATTGACAGGCAGGTGGTGGAGCTACAGGATGAAGTTTGCAGTTTGCAAGATGCTTTTAGCACCGGCACGGCCATTGAAGACAATGAAGCCCGGGCATTGATGGCTGCACGAGCCATTATGTCTTGTGAGGATACGTTGGTTAATTTGCAGGACCAGCAAAATAGATCGTCTGAAGAGGCAAAAACGGAGTTCAAACGATTCGTTGAAGCAAAGAAGAAGCTTGATACATTCAAAGCTGAGTGCGGGCAGCCTCATACGCAAATTGATGAACCTTATAACAGTGGCACAGAACTCATCCATGCAATTCCAACTGGGGATGGTGATGACTCTATTCAGAATGAGATTAGGTTTGACCTGCAAGAAGTGTGCCAAAAGGTCAAAGAACTAATTGAACTGCACCCGGAGGTATCGGTGGCTGATTTAGCAGATAAGGTTGACCGACTTGTGGAGAAGGTGATTGATCTGGAGCTTGCTACCACGTCACAGAATGCTCAGATCAACAGAATGAGGACTGAGATAGATGACCTTCACAAGCGCCTGCAAGCCTTGGAGGAAGACAAGTCGGCTTTAGTTGCTGATTCCAGTAAGCTGGTCGACAGATTGAAGCAAATTGAAGTGGTTTTGCAAGCAGTTCAACAAATTGGAAAGTCCATAACAAATGGGACAGAGAATATTCATAAAGAAATGAATGAGGCCTGCAGTGAACTTGCTGAATTTGTAGAAAAACTGCATGAATCTGAGCCCCAGAACAGTGATTTCATGAATCCATTCCTAGAGTCAAAATGTCAAGAAGAAGATTCAAAAGTAACAAGTCAATATGCAAAGAAACAAACATCCGATTCATTAGATGGTTCAAAGAATGAAGTCGAGAAACATGATAAAGGCTCCAAGGGTCCTTTGGTGCAGGAACATCCTGACACAAATGGATCTGATGGTGAGGAGAAGATTTTATTTGAAGAGTATGTATCTGTCCTTCAGACCTACAAGGGTACAGATCAAAAGCTTTCAGAaattgagaagaaaaatcaagagtatcatacaaagtcaatgtCAGAGCTGAAGGATCTGAAGAGTGCCAATGCAATGAAAGACGAGGAGATTCACTCTCTTCGGCGCATGCTAAGTTCTTTGCAGAGAAAGATGAATGCCTCTGTTCCTGAGAATGTGGAGAAGTCTGAAGAAACCTCGAAAATAAGCACCACTCCTACCACTGAAGACAAAGAGATTTCTGACATAGAGGAGTATATTAAGCAATGCCAAGTTGAAGAGCATCTTGCTTCGTCAATTGGCGAGGAAAAATTTAGAGCAGAAATTGACAGGGTGTTGGAGGATAACTTGGACTTTTGGTTGAGGTTTAGCACATCATATCATCAAATACGAAATTTCCAAACATCATTTGACAAGCTAAAAAATGATATGGATAAATTGATTGAAGCACAGGCACAGAGTGGTGCAGACGGAGTTCCTATCAGTTATCAGGTAGCAAAGCTGGAGTCAGCTGTTCTAGAAAAGAAATTTCGGGATTTGAACACAGATCTTCAAGTCTGGATGGAAAAGAATGTGCTATTAAAAGGAGAACTAGAGAACAGGTTTTCATCACTCTGCAGCATACAAGAGGAGATATCAAAGATCACAATTCTGGATAAAGGCGATGAAGTTCACTTCACCCCTTTCCAAGCTGCAAAGTTCCAAGGAGAGGTGCTTAATATGAAACAAGAGAATAACAAAGTTGCTAAAGAGCTAGAGGCTGGTCTGGACCACGTAAGAAGCCTCCAAGTGGAGGTCGGCAGGGTGCTCTTGAAGCTCCGAGAAAATCTTGAGTTATCTATAGCAAGAAGCAACCGAGCTCAACAGAACTTCCGTAAGTTGTCAACAAAAGCTGGAGTTCCTCTTAGGACTTTCCTGTTCGGCACGAAGCCAAAGAAACCATCACTGTTTTCATGCATGGGTCCTGGGGTGCATAAGCATCATGGTGGCTCAAGAGCTGGTCGTAGATGA
- the LOC102717433 gene encoding uncharacterized protein LOC102717433 has translation MFHPSSSSTPTYSDLPMHHTLSFSSALPTAPTEIPGSGGGFINDKGGMFSLPNVAGSAPSPYYSSLPSFYIHKSTSSHSLLLPLHHQLTDLFNSNAAFSCSSAPASQLHGPPVSSSTSSSSGDLLEFSSRNLRRVFSTGDLQVMNLPPSPPPPPPFSGDICSQEVGGLFSQKVGRYSAEERKERIERYRVKRHQRNFHKKITYACRKTLADSRPRVQGRFARNADTEAEAEVAAGLETEVYGNGYEYCAYNGVTNSSSSSCYDSQSQWWGAPAAAGAANWQHHQQQKQQLGFDGDDDEDDDELWASIADMCSGT, from the exons ATGTTCcatccttcttcctcctcgactCCAACCTACAGTGACCTCCCCATGCACCATACACTTAGCTTCTCTTCTGCTCTGCCCACCGCTCCAACTGAAATTCCTGGCAGTGGCGGCGGTTTCATCAACGACAAAGGCGGCATGTTCTCTCTCCCCAATGTCGCCGGCTCCGCTCCATCGCCCTACTACTCTTCCCTCCCTTCCTTCTACATCCACAAGAGCACCAGCTCAcactccctcctcctccctcttcaCCACCAATTGACTGACCTCTTCAACAGCAATGCCGCATTCTCTTGCTCGTCTGCTCCGGCGAGCCAATTGCATGGCCCCCCTGTGTCTTCCTCCACTTCATCATCCTCCGGCGACCTCTTGGAGTTCAGCTCCAGGAACCTGCGCCGTGTCTTCAGCACCGGTGACCTGCAG GTGATGAATTtaccgccgtcgccaccgccaccgccaccgtttTCAGGTGACATCTGCAGCCAGGAAGTAGGCGGCCTGTTTTCGCAGAAGGTGGGTCGTTACAGTGCtgaagagaggaaggagaggatCGAGAGGTACCGCGTCAAGCGCCATCAGAGGAACTTCCACAAGAAGATCACT TATGCCTGCAGGAAGACGCTGGCAGATAGCAGGCCAAGGGTGCAGGGGCGCTTCGCGAGGAACGCCGACAcggaggccgaggccgaggtGGCGGCAGGCTTGGAGACGGAGGTGTACGGCAACGGCTATGAGTACTGTGCCTACAACGGCGTCACCaacagcagtagcagcagttGCTACGACAGCCAATCCCAGTGGTggggggcgccggcggcagccggcgcaGCCAACTGGcagcaccaccagcagcagaagcagcagcttggcttcgacggcgacgatgacgaagacgacgacgagctgtGGGCCAGCATCGCTGACATGTGCTCAGGGACCTGA
- the LOC102716041 gene encoding histone H4: MSGRGKGGKGLGKGGAKRHRKVLRDNIQGITKPAIRRLARRGGVKRISGLIYEETRGVLKIFLENVIRDAVTYTEHARRKTVTAMDVVYALKRQGRTLYGFGG, encoded by the coding sequence ATGTCCGGACGCGGCAAGGGAGGCAAGGGGCTCGGCAAGGGCGGCGCCAAGCGGCACCGGAAGGTCCTCCGCGACAACATCCAGGGGATCACCAAGCCGGCGATCCGGCGCCTGGCGAGGAGGGGCGGCGTGAAGCGCATCTCCGGGCTGATCTACGAGGAGACCCGCGGTGTGCTCAAGATCTTCCTCGAGAACGTCATCCGCGACGCCGTCACCTACACGGAGCACGCCCGCCGCAAGACCGTCACCGCCATGGACGTCGTCTACGCGCTCAAGCGCCAGGGCCGCACCCTCTACGGATTCGGCGGCTGA
- the LOC102717991 gene encoding uncharacterized protein At4g08330, chloroplastic-like, translating to MVRTLESSYSAKDVAYSCGYCGYALNLSSSTRNTANIGSKYGKQIRKGVISFFSVDESRFTQTDEVSCTPYFHSRRSWGFFRKRTRLFCRKCGGRIGSAYEDEGSSTLYGGSDDLHMASEGSSISIGKKYVIRINALRPSTDDTGVPFTS from the exons ATGGTGAGGACGCTCGAGAGCAGCTACTCCGCCAAAGACGTCGCCTACAG CTGTGGGTACTGTGGCTACGCATTAAACCTGAGCTCCTCGACGCGCAACACCGCAAACATTGGGTCCAAGTATGGCAAGCAGATCAGGAAAGGTGTGATCTCGTTCTTTTCCGTCGACGAGAGCCGGTTCACGCAAACCGATGAGGTGAGCTGCACGCCGTACTTCCACTCAAGGCGATCCTGGGGTTTCTTCAGAAAGAGGACGAGGTTGTTCTGCCGCAAATGCGGTGGTCGTATCGGCAGCGCTTATGAGGACGAGGGTTCTTCTACCTTGTATGGTGGCTCAGATGACTTGCATATGGCTTCCGAGGGCAGCAGCATCTCAATTGGAAAGAAATATGTTATCAGGATCAATGCGCTGCGGCCTTCGACGGATGACACCGGTGTTCCCTTCACCTCGTGA